A portion of the Anaerolineae bacterium genome contains these proteins:
- the secD gene encoding protein translocase subunit SecD — protein MSGHIRWLIVTIVVAVVSIWMVLPDNPGIHLDLNNDGKAEIARTIAIRPGLDLQGGLRVLLAADLPADQITAGDMETARRIVENRVNALGVVEPVIQLQEGANRIVVELPGISDPETAIATIRETGLLEFVDFSGLGDVSHLYGARILTTAQLEQQAARQQAQATTAPGEQQPTATPATPQPENTETTDANAPIVNPRTGQPFVTVMTGAGLQSAIAQVDRLGTEWVVNFTLNERGAEIFGDFTARHIGQPLAIVLDGVVISAPVIRDALTDGGTISGAFTQEEAQQLAVQLRYGALPVPLRVESVESVGPTLGRVSINRSIQAGVLGVITVLAFMLLYYRVPGITADVALLLFGIMNIALFKFIPVTLTLPAITGFLISVGTAVDGNILIFERIKEELRKGRKLNIAVEAGFDRAWTSIRDSNLSTIIICVILYLFGSTFGAGSVRGFAITLALGLVLNLFTAVIVTRTLLILVMQVAGDKLEHRMWWMGI, from the coding sequence ATGAGCGGTCATATTCGGTGGCTGATCGTGACCATAGTGGTTGCTGTGGTCTCAATCTGGATGGTGCTGCCCGATAACCCAGGAATCCACCTCGATCTGAACAATGATGGCAAGGCGGAGATCGCCCGCACTATTGCCATCCGCCCTGGCCTGGACCTGCAGGGCGGTTTGCGCGTGTTGCTGGCGGCGGATCTACCGGCGGATCAGATCACCGCCGGCGACATGGAAACCGCCCGGCGAATTGTTGAGAATCGCGTCAACGCGCTCGGTGTGGTCGAGCCAGTGATCCAGCTTCAGGAGGGTGCAAACCGGATCGTCGTTGAACTGCCGGGCATCTCCGATCCTGAGACTGCTATCGCGACAATTCGCGAAACGGGTCTGCTGGAGTTCGTGGATTTTTCCGGGCTTGGAGATGTGAGCCATCTATACGGCGCTCGCATTCTCACGACGGCCCAGCTTGAGCAGCAGGCGGCCCGGCAACAGGCGCAGGCAACCACAGCGCCAGGGGAACAACAGCCCACTGCTACACCGGCCACACCACAACCGGAAAACACTGAAACCACTGATGCAAATGCGCCGATAGTCAATCCGCGCACCGGCCAGCCGTTTGTGACTGTGATGACTGGCGCAGGGCTACAATCAGCCATCGCCCAGGTCGACCGATTGGGCACGGAGTGGGTGGTCAACTTCACCCTGAATGAGCGAGGCGCTGAAATCTTCGGTGATTTCACCGCCCGGCATATTGGCCAGCCACTGGCCATTGTGCTGGATGGTGTGGTGATCTCCGCGCCGGTGATCAGGGATGCGCTGACCGACGGCGGGACGATCTCCGGTGCCTTTACCCAAGAAGAAGCACAGCAACTAGCGGTTCAACTCCGTTACGGTGCGTTGCCTGTGCCCCTGCGTGTGGAAAGCGTGGAAAGCGTTGGGCCAACCCTCGGGCGCGTGTCCATCAATCGCAGTATTCAGGCAGGTGTTCTGGGCGTAATCACGGTACTGGCATTTATGCTGCTGTACTACCGGGTACCCGGCATCACGGCGGATGTTGCGTTACTGCTGTTCGGGATCATGAACATCGCCCTCTTCAAGTTCATCCCGGTGACGCTGACTCTGCCGGCGATCACAGGCTTCCTGATTTCAGTAGGCACGGCGGTAGACGGCAACATCCTGATCTTTGAGCGAATCAAAGAGGAATTGCGCAAGGGACGTAAGCTTAATATCGCTGTGGAGGCGGGCTTTGACCGCGCCTGGACCTCGATCCGCGATTCGAACCTGTCCACAATCATCATCTGCGTAATCCTGTACTTGTTCGGTTCAACGTTCGGTGCCGGTTCAGTGCGCGGCTTTGCCATCACGCTGGCCCTGGGTCTGGTACTGAATCTGTTCACGGCCGTGATTGTGACCCGGACGCTCCTGATCCTGGTCATGCAGGTGGCGGGTGACAAACTGGAACA